The proteins below come from a single Candidatus Zixiibacteriota bacterium genomic window:
- a CDS encoding phosphate acyltransferase → MNPGFHIPEVHTFAQILERAKAKTAERRVRAALVDINDITILKAFARAEAEGLIDAVIFGDKGLLESTCEQQQIAFRNVRIEHAFQRDLAVINAAKMAFDHHIDLIVKGRVLTADMLTVLFDLGSYFLSRERCVSHVAVLAPEKYAKLLLLSDSAVIVQPDMKTKVQMIGNIVSVARMIGIDMPRVSLLAAVESVYPQMPVTTDAAILSKMAERGQIKGCYVDGPLSFDMSVDMAAAHAKGVTTSMVAGQADAMLAPNIEVANGVYKAMSLFGKCAIGGVVVGGRVPIALGSRVDSVDAKFNSIVLGVLAA, encoded by the coding sequence ATGAATCCCGGTTTCCATATCCCCGAGGTCCACACCTTCGCGCAGATTCTCGAGCGCGCCAAAGCCAAAACCGCCGAACGCCGCGTGCGCGCCGCATTGGTCGATATCAACGATATCACCATCCTCAAAGCGTTCGCACGCGCAGAAGCCGAAGGGCTGATCGACGCCGTCATCTTCGGTGACAAAGGCCTGCTCGAAAGCACCTGCGAACAACAGCAGATCGCTTTCCGCAACGTCCGTATCGAACACGCTTTCCAGCGCGATCTCGCCGTCATCAACGCCGCCAAGATGGCCTTTGACCACCATATCGACCTCATCGTCAAGGGCCGAGTCCTCACCGCCGATATGCTCACCGTGCTGTTCGACCTCGGCTCCTACTTCCTCTCGCGCGAGAGGTGCGTTTCCCATGTCGCCGTGCTCGCGCCCGAAAAATACGCCAAGCTGCTGCTGCTGTCCGACAGCGCCGTGATCGTCCAGCCCGATATGAAAACCAAGGTGCAGATGATCGGCAATATCGTCTCGGTCGCACGGATGATCGGTATCGACATGCCGCGCGTCTCGCTTCTGGCCGCGGTCGAATCCGTCTATCCGCAGATGCCGGTCACGACCGACGCCGCCATTCTCTCCAAGATGGCCGAGCGCGGCCAGATCAAGGGATGCTATGTCGACGGTCCGCTGTCCTTTGACATGTCGGTCGACATGGCCGCCGCGCACGCCAAGGGTGTGACGACCTCGATGGTCGCCGGACAGGCCGATGCCATGCTGGCGCCGAATATCGAAGTTGCTAACGGCGTGTACAAAGCGATGTCGCTGTTCGGCAAGTGTGCGATCGGGGGGGTGGTGGTCGGCGGACGCGTGCCGATCGCGCTCGGCTCCCGGGTCGACTCGGTCGATGCAAAGTTCAACTCCATCGTCCTCGGCGTCCTTGCGGCGTAG
- a CDS encoding DUF4411 family protein, whose translation MNDTVSYVLDANVFIEAARRYYAFDLAPRFWQSLIDCAAADQIMSIDRVADELAKGKDELADWAESRFASAFASTDSTDVTQAYADIITWVTGQAQFSDAARAEFAQAADGWLIAFARANGYTVVTHEELAPDVKRKVPIPNVCNAFGVPYINTFQMLRALGVQFR comes from the coding sequence TTGAATGACACGGTTTCATATGTGCTCGACGCTAACGTGTTTATAGAGGCTGCCCGACGGTACTATGCCTTTGATTTGGCACCCCGTTTCTGGCAGAGTTTGATCGACTGTGCGGCCGCTGATCAAATAATGAGCATTGACAGAGTGGCCGATGAATTGGCAAAGGGCAAGGACGAACTGGCCGACTGGGCAGAAAGCAGATTCGCGAGTGCATTCGCATCCACTGACAGCACTGACGTGACTCAGGCCTATGCTGATATTATCACTTGGGTCACCGGACAGGCTCAATTCTCAGACGCTGCCAGGGCTGAATTTGCACAAGCCGCAGATGGTTGGCTTATAGCCTTTGCCAGAGCCAATGGGTACACAGTGGTTACGCATGAGGAACTTGCCCCTGACGTAAAGAGAAAAGTGCCGATACCGAATGTGTGCAACGCGTTCGGTGTCCCGTATATCAACACTTTCCAGATGCTGAGGGCCCTCGGTGTTCAGTTTAGATGA
- a CDS encoding phosphate acyltransferase: protein MTARARAARLDNHTLFIEDYMAFKPIHTARQLIDHAILIAEQHRRTRVAVAAAQDADVISAVAQAQRDGFLSAVLVGDADRIKSIAASESVDISNLEVVNCVDVSEAAHEAVRIAANGDADAIMKGFLPTSALLKTVLDKDYHLRAANTLSHCAVLEIPGYHKLLNFTDGGMVVKPDIEQKVQILENAVLVARALGLSPVKVALSGASERISDAFPHTFSDAESVKPEAGRRLKDVVIQGPLPFDLATSRTAAEYRAYEGPVLGDADIYLVDSIEEGNIVAKSLIQFAGAIFAGVIVGAKVPVSLVSRTDTVMNKKASLALACVVADYYKRENVWGGKR, encoded by the coding sequence TTGACGGCGCGGGCACGGGCCGCGCGGCTCGACAACCACACTCTGTTTATCGAGGACTACATGGCGTTCAAACCCATTCACACGGCCCGGCAGCTGATCGACCACGCGATCCTCATCGCCGAACAACACCGCCGCACCCGGGTTGCGGTCGCCGCGGCACAGGACGCCGATGTCATCAGCGCCGTGGCCCAGGCGCAGCGCGACGGTTTCCTGAGCGCCGTACTGGTCGGCGACGCCGACCGGATCAAGAGCATCGCCGCCTCCGAATCGGTCGACATCTCCAACCTCGAAGTGGTCAACTGCGTCGACGTCTCCGAGGCCGCGCACGAGGCCGTGCGGATCGCCGCCAACGGCGACGCCGACGCCATCATGAAGGGCTTTCTACCCACCTCGGCGCTGTTGAAAACCGTCCTCGACAAGGACTACCACCTGCGCGCCGCGAACACCCTGTCGCACTGCGCGGTGCTGGAAATCCCCGGATACCACAAGCTGTTGAACTTCACCGACGGCGGCATGGTGGTCAAACCCGATATCGAGCAGAAAGTGCAGATTCTCGAAAACGCCGTCCTCGTGGCCCGCGCGCTCGGCCTCTCGCCGGTTAAAGTCGCTCTCTCCGGCGCCAGCGAACGGATATCCGACGCCTTTCCGCACACCTTCTCCGATGCCGAGTCGGTGAAACCGGAGGCCGGTCGCCGACTCAAAGACGTCGTCATCCAGGGGCCGCTCCCGTTTGATCTGGCCACCTCCAGAACCGCCGCCGAGTATCGCGCCTATGAAGGCCCGGTGCTGGGCGACGCCGATATCTATCTGGTCGACTCGATCGAGGAGGGCAATATCGTCGCCAAGAGCCTGATCCAGTTCGCCGGCGCGATTTTCGCCGGCGTCATCGTCGGCGCCAAAGTCCCCGTCTCGCTGGTCTCGCGCACCGACACCGTCATGAACAAGAAAGCCTCGCTGGCGCTCGCCTGTGTTGTCGCCGACTACTACAAACGCGAAAACGTGTGGGGAGGCAAACGATGA
- a CDS encoding sugar phosphate nucleotidyltransferase, translated as MNYAIIMAGGRGERFWPLSRGSRPKQFLKLTSDKTMLEETIERVEPLIQVENLRIVTTEAMTRQVQSEMPHIPKESILVEPIGRNTCLAIGLAAVHLRHDNNHAVMVVLSADHLIRPAAKLLQILRDGMAIAAMEEVLITIGIVPTRPDTGYGYIKFGKLYREEGQSTVYDVSAFAEKPKASLAQEYYFTKQYFWNSGMFIWSAKAIMNAIHRCVPEMGEQLETYAKTIGTSRELEARAELYRVATSISIDYAVLEHADNVKVIKGDFIWDDVGSWNALERYKDRDSDNNVLIGETVQLNTYETTVYNDAEGLVACIGVSDIVVVRSGETTLVVHKTKTASVKELLAKLAEDEKYKKYL; from the coding sequence GTGAACTATGCCATCATCATGGCCGGCGGCCGGGGGGAGCGTTTTTGGCCTCTGTCGCGCGGCTCACGCCCAAAGCAGTTTTTGAAACTGACATCGGACAAGACCATGCTCGAAGAGACCATCGAGCGGGTCGAGCCGCTGATCCAGGTTGAGAACCTGCGGATTGTCACCACCGAAGCGATGACCCGCCAGGTTCAGTCCGAGATGCCCCATATCCCCAAAGAGAGCATTCTGGTCGAGCCGATCGGTCGCAACACCTGTCTGGCGATCGGCCTGGCGGCGGTCCACCTTCGTCACGACAACAACCATGCGGTGATGGTGGTGCTGTCGGCGGACCACCTGATCCGGCCCGCCGCCAAGCTCCTGCAGATCCTTCGCGACGGTATGGCGATCGCGGCGATGGAGGAGGTGCTGATCACGATCGGAATCGTGCCGACCCGTCCGGACACCGGGTACGGGTATATCAAGTTCGGCAAGCTGTACCGCGAAGAGGGACAGAGCACGGTGTACGACGTGTCGGCGTTTGCGGAGAAACCGAAAGCCTCGCTCGCGCAGGAATACTACTTCACCAAGCAGTATTTCTGGAACTCGGGCATGTTCATCTGGTCGGCGAAAGCGATCATGAACGCGATCCACCGCTGTGTGCCGGAGATGGGCGAGCAGCTCGAGACGTACGCGAAGACGATCGGCACAAGCCGGGAGCTGGAGGCGCGAGCCGAGTTGTACCGGGTTGCGACCAGCATCTCGATCGACTACGCGGTACTCGAACACGCCGACAACGTGAAGGTGATCAAGGGCGACTTTATCTGGGACGACGTGGGAAGCTGGAACGCGCTCGAACGGTATAAGGACAGGGACAGCGATAATAACGTCCTGATCGGCGAGACGGTGCAGTTGAATACGTACGAGACGACGGTTTACAACGATGCCGAGGGGCTGGTGGCGTGTATCGGCGTCTCGGATATCGTGGTGGTGCGCTCCGGTGAGACGACGCTGGTGGTGCATAAGACAAAGACGGCCAGCGTGAAGGAGCTGCTGGCGAAACTGGCGGAAGATGAGAAGTACAAGAAGTATTTGTAG
- a CDS encoding ImmA/IrrE family metallo-endopeptidase — translation MRQLKLSRIAVKELVLRWAIDRSGRTVEDLREKFPRIEDWVIGESQPTLRQLESLAKATLTPLGYFFLARPPEERLPIPHYRTIREDTPTRPSPDLIETVQIMQRRQSWMRDFLMDQGADELTIVRAVNSRARATAVADRMRLALGLDNNWASKHRTWTEALSALREAIEASGVLVVVNGIVGNNTHRKLDVEEFRGFVLVDEFAPLIFVNGADGKAAQMFTLAHELAHVLFGRSAAFDLRRLQPADDAIERACNEAAAEFLVPADSLREIWATLDQSHVLFQDVARHFKVSQIVAARRLLDLDLIDRVRFFTFYQEYTDRIRETSQKSDGGDFYATQNLRLGRRFSRAVVQATREGKLLFSDAYKLTGLHGSTFEQYADRLGFGVSR, via the coding sequence ATGAGGCAGCTGAAATTGAGTAGAATAGCAGTCAAGGAACTAGTATTACGCTGGGCGATTGACCGAAGTGGTCGGACTGTCGAGGATTTGAGAGAGAAGTTTCCAAGAATCGAAGACTGGGTTATAGGTGAAAGTCAACCTACTCTTCGGCAACTAGAATCTTTGGCAAAGGCAACGCTGACTCCACTCGGTTATTTCTTTCTAGCGAGGCCACCGGAAGAAAGACTGCCTATTCCTCACTATCGAACTATCCGCGAAGATACTCCCACCAGACCCAGTCCGGATTTGATTGAAACCGTACAGATAATGCAGCGAAGACAGTCCTGGATGAGAGACTTCCTAATGGACCAAGGTGCGGATGAGTTGACAATAGTACGGGCAGTAAACTCACGTGCGCGAGCAACGGCAGTTGCGGACAGAATGCGCCTTGCGTTGGGACTTGATAACAACTGGGCATCCAAGCATCGCACCTGGACCGAGGCTCTTTCTGCCTTGCGTGAAGCTATTGAAGCAAGTGGCGTTCTCGTAGTAGTCAACGGAATTGTTGGTAACAACACACATCGGAAGCTGGATGTTGAGGAATTCCGAGGGTTTGTACTCGTAGACGAGTTTGCACCGCTCATCTTCGTCAACGGGGCCGATGGAAAAGCCGCTCAGATGTTTACTCTCGCGCATGAGCTAGCTCATGTCCTCTTCGGCCGCAGTGCGGCTTTTGATCTCAGGAGATTGCAGCCTGCTGATGATGCTATCGAAAGAGCATGCAACGAAGCTGCAGCTGAGTTTCTCGTACCTGCTGACTCTTTGCGAGAGATTTGGGCTACTCTCGATCAATCTCATGTTCTATTTCAAGACGTTGCAAGACATTTCAAGGTTAGTCAAATTGTTGCTGCTCGCAGGCTACTGGACCTCGATTTGATAGACAGGGTTCGCTTTTTCACTTTTTATCAGGAGTACACGGACAGGATCCGAGAGACTTCTCAGAAGAGTGACGGAGGCGATTTCTACGCAACCCAGAATCTACGGCTCGGTCGTCGCTTTTCGCGAGCCGTTGTCCAAGCCACGCGCGAAGGTAAGCTGCTGTTTAGTGACGCATACAAATTGACTGGGTTACACGGAAGCACTTTCGAGCAGTATGCGGATCGCCTCGGGTTTGGGGTGTCACGTTGA
- the buk gene encoding butyrate kinase, with product MTKYMLIINPGSTSTKMALFDGFLEVSSETIRHNPEELTGFDNVADQFEYRMKAIDPWIESLATPMTELSAVVGRGAPVKPLEGGSYAISDRMIDDLKTMRYSNHASNLGAIIARRLGERYGVPSLISDPITVDNFTDIARISGVPEIERKCRVHALNIKEVSRREAAKIGRRLDEVNYVTVHMGGGVSVASLEKGRVVDVNDALLGMGPFSPDRAGALPIGGLVKLCYSGKFTEKELTARLSKQSGLVAYLGKADLREVEQMIDSGDQRALLYFRAMAYQIAKEIGSAATVLKGDFEAIILTGGMAHSGRLVAEIRSYIDYLGAVIVVPGEFEMEALAAAGVRFLNGEEHLKEY from the coding sequence GTGACCAAGTACATGCTCATCATCAATCCGGGATCGACATCGACCAAGATGGCGCTCTTCGACGGCTTCCTCGAAGTGTCGTCGGAAACCATCAGGCACAACCCCGAAGAACTGACCGGATTCGACAACGTCGCCGATCAGTTCGAGTATCGCATGAAGGCGATCGACCCCTGGATAGAGTCGCTCGCGACCCCGATGACTGAACTGAGCGCGGTCGTCGGGCGCGGGGCGCCGGTAAAACCGCTCGAAGGCGGCTCGTATGCGATATCTGATCGGATGATCGACGATCTCAAGACCATGCGCTATTCCAACCACGCCTCGAATCTCGGCGCCATCATCGCCCGCCGTCTCGGCGAGCGCTACGGCGTCCCGTCGCTCATCTCCGATCCGATCACCGTCGACAACTTCACCGACATAGCCCGTATCTCCGGCGTCCCCGAAATCGAACGCAAGTGCCGCGTGCACGCCCTCAACATCAAGGAAGTGTCCCGGCGCGAAGCCGCAAAAATCGGGCGACGCCTCGACGAGGTCAACTACGTCACCGTCCACATGGGCGGCGGCGTCTCGGTCGCCTCCCTCGAGAAAGGACGCGTGGTCGACGTCAACGACGCCCTGCTCGGCATGGGACCGTTTTCTCCCGATCGCGCCGGCGCCCTGCCGATCGGCGGACTCGTCAAGCTCTGCTACAGCGGCAAGTTCACGGAAAAGGAACTCACCGCCAGGCTGTCCAAACAGTCCGGCCTGGTCGCTTATCTCGGCAAGGCGGACCTTCGCGAGGTGGAGCAGATGATTGACTCAGGCGACCAGCGCGCCCTGCTTTACTTCCGCGCGATGGCCTACCAGATCGCCAAGGAAATCGGCTCCGCCGCGACCGTGCTCAAAGGCGATTTCGAAGCTATCATCCTCACCGGCGGCATGGCCCACTCCGGACGGCTGGTCGCGGAGATCCGCTCGTATATCGATTACCTCGGCGCCGTCATCGTTGTGCCGGGAGAGTTCGAGATGGAAGCTCTCGCTGCGGCCGGCGTCCGATTCCTCAACGGCGAGGAGCACCTGAAGGAGTATTGA